In Poecile atricapillus isolate bPoeAtr1 chromosome 9, bPoeAtr1.hap1, whole genome shotgun sequence, the following are encoded in one genomic region:
- the LOC131582087 gene encoding histone-lysine N-methyltransferase SETMAR, with protein sequence MAELSGGSEAVAVELWPPGEVPPPFQYSPDSVAGADGELDPTEVTFPGCSCRSSSCALPQCPCLRRGHNYSSLGLRMPEQQEQPFSRPVFECNSLCCCGESCQNRLVQRGLQLRLQVFRTPRKGWGVRALEPIPRGRFVCEYAGEVLGFAEAQRRIQAQTPEEPNYIIAVREHLHDGRVMETFVDPTRIGNVGRFLNHSCEPNLFMVPVRVDSMVPKLALFAAADISAGEELSYDYSGRFHNSPRASREHKPPEEENSLRKPCYCGSRTCASFLPWDSSLFSTPASSP encoded by the coding sequence TACAGCCCCGACAGCGTGGCCGGAGCGGACGGAGAGCTGGACCCCACTGAAGTCACCTTCCCCGGCTGCTCGTGCCGCAGCAGCTCCTGCGCGCTGCCCCAGTGCCCCTGCCTGCGCCGAGGGCACAACTACAGCAGCCTGGGCCTCAGAATGCccgagcagcaggagcagcccttcTCCAGGCCCGTGTTTGAGTGtaacagcctgtgctgctgcggGGAGAGCTGCCAGAACAGGCTGGTGCAGCGGGGGCTGCAGCTGCGGCTGCAGGTGTTCCGCACGCCGAGGAAGGGCTGGGGAGTGCGCGCGCTGGAGCCCATCCCCAGGGGCAGGTTCGTGTGTGAGTATGCTGGGGAGGTGCTGGGCTTTGCTGAGGCCCAGAGGAGAATCCAGGCCCAGACTCCAGAGGAGCCAAACTACATCATAGCAGTGAGGGAGCACCTGCACGACGGGCGCGTCATGGAGACCTTCGTGGATCCCACCCGCATCGGCAACGTGGGCAGGTTCCTGAACCACTCCTGTGAGCCCAACCTGTTCATGGTGCCCGTCAGAGTTGACTCCATGGTGCCCAAACTGGCACTTTTTGCAGCTGCTGATATTTCTGCTGGAGAGGAACTTTCATATGATTACTCTGGAAGATTCCATAATTCACCAAGAGCTAGCAGAGAGCACAAACCTCCAGAGGAAGAGAACAGCCTGAGAAAACCTTGCTACTGTGGTTCCCGCACGTGTGCTTCCTTCTTACCTTGGGACAGCTCCCTCTTCTCCACACCTGCGAGTTCTCCATAG